Proteins from one Camelina sativa cultivar DH55 chromosome 8, Cs, whole genome shotgun sequence genomic window:
- the LOC104706855 gene encoding probable glycosyltransferase At5g25310, with protein MEKFQNRYTRFGFIPICIGSIALVVLLSRCSTSFFDYSLQKFEFSFPDTELLQRNVYTTNAGEEEEKKNKAAVVVVDSRDVSQQILSLRSTNSSVTLQSKPGKPNRRNLVEEGLAKARASILEASSSSNRNNTTTLFKIDLPNPEIYRNPSALHRSYLEMEKRFKVYVYEEGEPPLVHDGPCKSVYAVEGRFITELENRKTRFRTYDPSQAYVYFLPFSVTWLVRYLYEGNSNAEPLRTFVSDYIRLVSTNHPFWNRTSGADHFMLACHDWGPLTSHANKDLFNTSIRVMCNANTSEGFNPAKDVTLPEIKLYGGEVDPKLRSSKTLSASPRPYLGFFAGGVHGPVRPILLKHWKQRDPEMPVYEYLPKHLNYYDFMRSSKFCFCPSGYEVASPRVTEAIYSECIPVILSVNFVLPFTDVLRWETFSVLVDVSEIPRLKEILMSISDEKYEWLKRNLRSVRRHFELNDPPKRFDAFHLTLHSIWLRRLNLRLT; from the exons ATGGAAAAGTTTCAGAACCGGTACACGAGATTCGGATTCATCCCGATTTGTATCGGATCGATCGCGCTCGTTGTATTGTTATCTCGTTGCTCGACTTCGTTCTTCGATTACTCTCTTCAGAAATTCGAATTCTCGTTCCCAGACACTGAGCTTCTCCAAAGAAACGTTTACACTACTAACgccggcgaagaagaagaaaaaaaaaacaaagccgcCGTCGTCGTCGTTGATTCTCGCGATGTTTCTCAACAGATCCTCTCTCTCCGATCTACTAATTCCTCTGTAACa TTACAGAGTAAACCGGGAAAACCAAACCGGAGAAATTTAGTGGAAGAAGGATTAGCGAAAGCGAGAGCTTCGAttctagaagcttcttcttcttcgaatcgTAACAATACTACTACATTGTTCAAAATCGATCTTCCAAACCCAGAAATTTATCGTAATCCTTCAGCTTTACATCG GAGTTACTTGGAAATGGAGAAGAGGTTTAAGGTGTATGTATACGAAGAAGGTGAGCCGCCTTTAGTTCACGATGGACCGTGTAAGAGTGTATACGCGGTTGAAGGGAGGTTTATAACGGAGTTGGAGAATAGGAAGACGAGGTTTCGTACTTACGATCCGAGCCAAGCTTATGTTTACTTCTTGCCGTTTAGTGTTACTTGGCTGGTTCGATACTTATACGAAGGCAATTCTAATGCTGAGCCTTTGAGAACGTTCGTTTCTGATTATATTAGATTGGTTTCTACTAATCATCCTTTTTGGAATCGTACTAGTGGAGCTGATCACTTTATGCTTGCTTGTCATGATTGg GGACCTCTCACTTCACATGCTAATAAGGATCTATTCAACACATCGATTCGAGTTATGTGCAATGCTAATACATCAGAAGGGTTTAACCCTGCAAAAGACGTAACTCTTCCTGAGATCAAACTCTATGGTGGTGAAGTTGATCCCAAGCTCAGGTCCTCTAAAACCCTATCCGCTTCTCCGCGGCCTTACCTCGGGTTCTTTGCAGGTGGTGTCCACGGTCCTGTCAGACCGATCCTTTTAAAACACTGGAAACAGCGTGACCCGGAAATGCCTGTATATGAATACCTTCCTAAACACTTAAACTACTACGATTTCATGAGAAGTTCAAAGTTCTGTTTCTGTCCCAGTGGCTACGAGGTTGCTAGCCCTAGAGTCACTGAAGCCATCTACTCCGAGTGTATCCCCGTCATTCTCTCGGTTAACTTCGTGTTGCCGTTCACTGATGTTCTTCGTTGGGAGACTTTCTCTGTTCTGGTCGACGTTTCAGAGATTCCTAGGTTGAAGGAGATTCTCATGTCGATCTCTGATGAGAAATACGAATGGCTTAAACGTAACTTGCGGTCTGTGAGGAGACATTTCGAGCTTAATGATCCTCCTAAGAGGTTTGATGCGTTTCACTTGACTCTTCACTCTATTTGGTTACGTAGACTTAACTTGAGGCTTACGTAA
- the LOC104706856 gene encoding ACT domain-containing protein ACR2-like, producing MQKVCWPYFDPDFDNLGERIYGPPCRVYIDNDSIQDCTVVKVNSENKQGLLLEVVQILTDMNLIIIKSYISSDGGWFMDVFHVKDEHGNKLTDKSVINHITHAIGTSRRESDFIKASEASNNPNSNVLEPPLADHGEHTAIEMTGTDRPGLFSEIFAAFADLHCNVLEAHAWSHNARLACIAYVSDDNTHAPIDDPSRLASIEDHLSTVIRATADPASNSTHVGHKENETDGFLAGQGKGCMNSNVERRLHQLMLSVRDFDEPFCEPSPLSLFSSKLLYGDQKERKTTIVSIGNCEERGYSIVTVKSKDRRRLMFDTICTLVDMQYVIFHAALRSDGADAFQEYFIRHIDGRALNTEGEKERVIKCLEAAIERRVCEGVKLELCAENRVGLLSDITRVLRENGLTVVRADVETHGQKSLNAFYVRDISGNKIDMEFVESVKKEMRPIHLEVKNEDARTDIVGPDDPPSSAAPQPQPQPQPHRLSLGDILRSQMERLSLNFVPTK from the exons ATGCAGAAAGTTTGCTGGCCTTACTTTGATCCTGATTTTGACAATCTCGGTGAACGTATATACGGTCCACC GTGCAGGGTCTACATTGACAATGACAGCATCCAAGATTGCACCGTTGTGAAG GTGAACAGCGAGAACAAACAAGGACTTCTTTTAGAAGTGGTGCAAATCTTGACAGACATGAATCTTATTATCATCAAGAGTTACATCTCTTCCGATGGTGGTTGGTTCATGGATG TTTTCCATGTTAAAGACGAGCATGGCAATAAACTCACTGATAAAAGCGTCATCAATCACATCACACAT GCCATTGGTACGAGTAGGCGAGAATCAGATTTTATAAAGGCTAGTGAAGCGAGTAACAACCCAAACAGCAATGTCTTGGAACCTCCACTGGCTGATCACGGCGAACACACAGCGATAGAGATGACCGGGACAGACCGACCTGGACTCTTTTCAGAGATATTTGCTGCTTTTGCGGACTTACATTGCAACGTATTGGAAGCTCATGCTTGGAGCCACAATGCTCGTTTGGCTTGCATAGCCTATGTTTCTGACGACAACACTCACGCTCCCATAGATGACCCGAGCCGCTTGGCTTCCATTGAGGACCACCTCAGTACTGTTATACGTGCCACAGCAGATCCTGCTTCCAACTCTACACACGTGGGTCACAAGGAGAACGAGACCGATGGGTTTCTTGCGGGACAAGGCAAAGGGTGTATGAATAGTAACGTAGAGAGACGGTTGCATCAGCTAATGCTATCTGTGAGAGACTTTGACGAACCGTTTTGTGAGCCTTCACCACTGTCATTATTTTCATCCAAGTTATTGTACGGTGATCAAAAGGAGAGGAAGACAACGATAGTTTCGATTGGGAATTGCGAAGAGAGAGGATACTCTATTGTGACAGTAAAGTCTAAGGATCGAAGAAGGCTCATGTTTGATACAATATGCACTTTAGTTGACATGCAATATGTTATCTTCCACGCCGCTCTACGGTCCGATGGAGCTGATGCTTTTCAG GAATACTTCATAAGACACATAGATGGAAGAGCTTTGAACACGGAAGGCGAGAAAGAACGGGTGATTAAATGCTTAGAGGCTGCGATAGAACGTCGGGTTTGCGAG GGGGTGAAGTTGGAGTTATGCGCTGAGAACAGAGTAGGCTTACTCTCTGACATAACCCGTGTCCTACGTGAGAACGGCTTGACTGTTGTCCGAGCAGACGTGGAGACGCACGGTCAGAAGTCTCTCAACGCTTTCTACGTCAGAGATATTTCCGGCAACAAAATCGATATGGAGTTTGTGGAATCagtgaagaaagagatgagaccGATCCATCTCGAGGTCAAGAATGAAGACGCAAGAACAGACATAGTTGGACCTGATGATCCACCATCCTCAGCTGCACCGCAGCCGCAACCACAACCTCAACCTCACCGTCTCTCCCTTGGTGACATCCTTCGATCGCAGATGGAACGCCTTTCTCTCAACTTCGTCCCAACCAAATGA